A region of Paenibacillus sp. 37 DNA encodes the following proteins:
- a CDS encoding PAS domain-containing methyl-accepting chemotaxis protein, producing MEKKDVVTDAMVIKAMEKNLAIIRFNLDRRVTYVNEVFAQTMGYTVDEMYGMKHQQLCFGQFANTPDYDAFWNSIFNGVSFQDKVERKDAKGNSVWLEATYMPVYDETNQKILGVSKIATNITNRQNNISVVVNELKTMSHELNGQADVGIERSQELMSSISYISEVSTSNRATLTHLQEQAGSIQGVVRTIREISSQTQLLALNAAIEAAHAGEFGRGFDIVAKEVKKLSAMVESSINEIRDSVTGITKEIGNITGGTKKVEEYVEQSQKQIEIALNDFTAIAASAHLLDAKAEHVTRIV from the coding sequence ATGGAAAAGAAAGATGTTGTCACCGATGCAATGGTCATCAAGGCGATGGAGAAAAATCTTGCTATCATTCGATTCAATCTGGATCGCCGGGTAACCTACGTGAATGAAGTCTTTGCCCAAACGATGGGATATACGGTAGATGAGATGTATGGCATGAAGCATCAGCAACTATGCTTTGGTCAATTTGCAAATACCCCGGACTATGATGCTTTTTGGAATAGCATATTTAATGGTGTCAGCTTCCAGGACAAGGTTGAACGCAAGGATGCAAAGGGGAATTCCGTATGGCTTGAGGCGACATATATGCCGGTGTACGATGAGACGAATCAGAAGATACTTGGTGTCTCCAAAATCGCCACCAACATTACCAACCGTCAGAACAACATTTCGGTCGTAGTGAATGAGCTGAAAACGATGTCCCATGAACTGAATGGGCAGGCAGATGTAGGCATTGAACGGAGCCAGGAATTAATGTCAAGTATCTCCTATATCTCTGAGGTGTCGACTTCTAACCGTGCAACGTTGACTCATTTGCAGGAACAAGCCGGATCAATTCAGGGCGTGGTACGAACGATACGCGAGATTTCGTCTCAGACGCAACTGCTCGCGTTGAATGCTGCCATTGAGGCTGCACATGCAGGAGAATTTGGACGAGGATTCGATATCGTGGCCAAGGAAGTTAAGAAACTATCCGCAATGGTGGAGAGTTCGATTAATGAGATTCGTGATAGCGTTACCGGAATAACGAAGGAGATTGGTAATATCACAGGCGGTACCAAAAAGGTAGAAGAATATGTGGAGCAGAGCCAGAAGCAGATTGAGATTGCACTGAATGATTTTACAGCAATTGCTGCATCAGCTCACTTGTTGGATGCCAAAGCGGAGCATGTGACCAGAATCGTATAA
- a CDS encoding GerAB/ArcD/ProY family transporter, whose translation MNGSQGKLTTTQAVVIIVNYMLGAGILTLPRTTSKAVGTPDVWISIILSGLIITGIGIIMVTLCRRFPGETVFQFTREITGNWIAYILGFAMIMYFTVIAAFEVRVMADVTGMYLLERTPTWAIVMVFMWIGIYMISGGLGVIVRVFEIILPITIIIFVIEILLSNQLFEIGNLRPVLGDGVMPVFKGLKPSLLSYTGYEVMLVMTAYMKNPKKSNKAMSWGIFISTIIYLITVVMVIGSLSLDGIKTRTWPTLDLVRSFEIQGLIFERFESLLLVIWIMQIFSTTAITHYCASVGIRDLFRSKKIKGIMYGLLPFIYLIAMMPKTVDDTFELGDMLGNVSVWLFAILPLVLLLLSLIRKKGGKHA comes from the coding sequence GTGAATGGCTCCCAAGGAAAGCTAACCACGACACAGGCCGTTGTAATTATTGTCAATTACATGCTTGGTGCCGGGATATTGACGTTACCTCGAACAACTAGCAAGGCTGTAGGAACACCAGATGTCTGGATTTCCATTATACTGTCTGGACTGATTATTACAGGTATTGGAATAATTATGGTTACCCTGTGTCGCAGATTTCCGGGGGAAACCGTGTTCCAGTTCACCCGCGAAATTACGGGGAACTGGATTGCTTACATACTGGGATTTGCTATGATTATGTATTTCACGGTGATTGCAGCTTTTGAAGTAAGAGTCATGGCTGATGTGACAGGAATGTATCTACTCGAACGCACCCCCACCTGGGCAATTGTTATGGTCTTCATGTGGATCGGTATATATATGATCTCGGGTGGGCTTGGTGTCATTGTACGCGTGTTCGAGATTATTCTGCCGATTACGATCATTATATTTGTAATTGAAATTTTGCTCAGTAATCAGTTATTCGAGATAGGCAATCTGAGACCCGTTCTCGGTGATGGGGTTATGCCCGTTTTCAAAGGGCTAAAACCATCACTATTGTCTTATACGGGCTATGAGGTGATGTTAGTCATGACTGCCTATATGAAAAATCCGAAGAAAAGCAATAAAGCGATGAGCTGGGGGATATTCATATCCACCATTATCTACTTGATCACGGTTGTCATGGTCATAGGCAGTTTATCCCTTGATGGGATCAAAACGCGAACCTGGCCAACGCTGGATTTGGTAAGAAGCTTTGAGATACAAGGTTTAATATTCGAAAGATTCGAATCATTATTGCTGGTCATCTGGATTATGCAAATTTTCTCGACTACAGCGATCACACATTACTGCGCGTCGGTGGGTATTCGTGATTTGTTCCGTTCCAAAAAAATCAAAGGTATTATGTACGGTCTGCTTCCGTTCATCTATCTGATAGCAATGATGCCCAAGACCGTGGATGATACCTTCGAACTAGGAGATATGCTGGGTAACGTGTCCGTATGGTTGTTTGCCATTTTACCTCTGGTACTACTGTTGTTAAGTCTGATTCGTAAAAAAGGAGGCAAGCATGCATGA
- a CDS encoding Ger(x)C family spore germination protein, which produces MITFRMLLRLATVLCILLTISGCWSSREIEDLSVYVGLGIDIGKETEFEKNIANQGGTYSKQNNVTATVQIAPGNSSSQKSQQSGSPASGKTSYSNEQLTGDSLLQIFRQFALRRDHPLIGHHLKVIVVSKDIAKKYGLDQLLDFVLRDNDIRPNCLVLISHHRAADVLTSDDPSRIPAFYLTGITGNSYLSNKILDPVLLSKLDAQMQSGSSFLLQNVLNFNGEDKFSGASIFDGKTTKFIGELSQTDLEGLSWIRPKEKGGILKTYNKAGFTVVYEMKKKKTKIIPKVVGDDISFHVKTESEGWLMEDWRAPEEEEKGAYLRELEKEFAELAEQQIRQVLYKLQHTYKVDVADFRDSLRIKEPKTWKKVKDDWDKIFSTVPITYEVKTTITNPGSSTE; this is translated from the coding sequence ATGATTACATTCCGTATGTTGTTACGCTTAGCCACTGTATTATGCATACTCTTAACGATATCCGGATGTTGGAGCAGTCGGGAGATAGAGGATCTAAGTGTATACGTTGGTCTTGGGATCGATATTGGCAAAGAGACGGAATTTGAGAAAAACATCGCTAATCAGGGAGGAACGTATTCCAAGCAGAACAATGTGACAGCCACGGTACAGATTGCTCCCGGTAACTCCAGCAGTCAGAAGAGCCAACAATCCGGGTCACCTGCTTCTGGTAAAACGTCCTACTCCAATGAACAGCTTACCGGAGATTCCTTGCTGCAAATCTTTCGTCAGTTTGCACTAAGGCGAGATCATCCGCTCATCGGGCATCATCTGAAGGTTATCGTTGTGTCCAAGGATATCGCCAAAAAGTATGGTCTGGACCAGCTGCTGGATTTTGTACTTCGGGATAACGATATTCGTCCTAACTGTCTGGTGCTGATTAGCCATCATCGCGCTGCTGATGTACTGACTTCAGATGATCCTTCCCGGATTCCAGCATTTTATCTTACAGGTATTACCGGTAATTCGTACTTGTCCAATAAAATCCTGGACCCCGTTTTACTCTCCAAACTAGATGCACAAATGCAATCCGGTTCCAGCTTTTTGCTCCAGAATGTACTGAACTTCAATGGAGAGGACAAGTTCTCCGGTGCCAGTATCTTTGATGGGAAAACGACCAAATTCATCGGGGAACTCAGCCAAACGGATCTAGAAGGGCTGTCGTGGATCAGACCTAAAGAAAAAGGAGGCATCTTGAAGACATACAATAAAGCGGGATTCACTGTTGTATATGAAATGAAGAAGAAAAAAACAAAAATAATTCCAAAAGTGGTTGGCGATGATATTTCATTCCATGTGAAGACTGAATCCGAAGGCTGGTTGATGGAGGATTGGCGTGCTCCAGAGGAAGAGGAAAAAGGTGCTTATCTCAGAGAATTGGAAAAAGAATTTGCTGAACTGGCTGAACAACAGATTCGACAGGTGTTATACAAACTGCAGCATACCTATAAAGTAGATGTTGCGGATTTTCGGGATAGCTTGCGTATTAAAGAACCTAAAACATGGAAAAAAGTCAAAGACGATTGGGATAAAATTTTTAGCACCGTGCCGATCACGTATGAGGTAAAGACCACCATCACCAATCCGGGGTCTTCCACGGAATAG
- the mmuP gene encoding S-methylmethionine permease — MENNNDKGHFQRKMQARHVVMLSLGGVIGTGLFLSSGYTIQQAGPLGTILSYLIGAIVVYLVMLCLGELSVHMPETGAFHSYAAKYIGPATGYTVAWLYWLTWTVALGSEFTAAGLLMQRWFPSVNVWIWSALFALMIFLFNALTVKLFAESEFWFSSVKVVTIVIFIIIGGAAMFGFIPMADSEPAPFLSNITASGWFPHGATAILMTMLAVNFAFSGTELIGIAAGETENPEKTIPKAIHTTLWRLVIFFIGTIIILSALLPMSDASVLESPFVAVMERVGVPYAADIMNFVILTAILSAANSGLYASSRMLWSLADKKTISPWFAKLTKSGVPLNALLISMVGGALALLSSIIAPGTVYITLVSISGLAVVAVWMSISVSQYMFRRQYIREGHAVKDLVYRTPLYPVVPIVSFILCLASCIGIAFDPTQRIALYCGVPFIAVCYAAYYLTERVNKKRGQVHDASTTD, encoded by the coding sequence ATGGAAAACAACAACGACAAAGGGCATTTTCAGCGGAAAATGCAAGCACGGCATGTGGTCATGCTCTCTCTCGGAGGAGTCATTGGAACGGGATTATTCCTCAGCTCAGGTTACACCATTCAGCAGGCGGGACCACTGGGAACCATTCTGTCCTATCTAATCGGAGCCATCGTTGTATATCTGGTGATGCTCTGCCTTGGTGAACTGTCTGTTCATATGCCAGAGACGGGAGCATTTCATAGTTATGCAGCCAAATATATCGGACCGGCAACAGGCTACACGGTGGCTTGGTTATACTGGTTAACCTGGACTGTTGCGCTTGGCTCCGAATTCACAGCCGCTGGATTGCTGATGCAGCGCTGGTTCCCATCGGTGAACGTATGGATATGGAGTGCGCTCTTTGCACTGATGATCTTTCTGTTTAATGCATTAACGGTGAAATTATTTGCGGAATCCGAGTTCTGGTTCTCATCTGTAAAAGTAGTGACTATCGTAATCTTCATTATTATCGGTGGCGCAGCCATGTTTGGGTTCATTCCCATGGCGGATTCTGAACCGGCTCCATTTCTATCGAATATTACCGCATCCGGGTGGTTCCCTCATGGGGCTACAGCCATATTGATGACCATGCTTGCTGTAAACTTTGCCTTCTCAGGCACCGAGTTAATCGGCATTGCCGCGGGTGAGACGGAGAACCCGGAAAAGACGATACCGAAAGCTATTCATACAACGCTGTGGCGTTTGGTTATTTTCTTCATCGGAACGATTATTATCTTGTCGGCCTTGTTGCCCATGTCGGATGCCAGTGTACTGGAAAGTCCGTTTGTAGCGGTAATGGAGCGGGTGGGTGTACCCTATGCAGCAGACATTATGAACTTTGTTATTCTGACGGCGATTCTCTCTGCTGCCAATTCGGGCCTATATGCATCTTCACGGATGCTCTGGTCTCTGGCTGACAAAAAAACGATCTCTCCGTGGTTTGCCAAATTGACCAAAAGCGGGGTACCGCTGAATGCACTTCTGATTAGTATGGTGGGTGGTGCGTTGGCCTTGCTGTCCAGCATCATTGCGCCAGGTACCGTGTATATTACACTGGTTTCCATTTCAGGTCTGGCTGTCGTTGCGGTATGGATGAGTATCAGTGTCTCCCAATACATGTTCCGCAGACAATATATCCGGGAAGGACATGCGGTCAAAGATCTGGTCTACCGCACACCACTATATCCGGTGGTACCAATTGTTTCATTTATATTATGCCTGGCTTCATGCATAGGTATTGCCTTTGACCCGACACAGCGAATTGCGCTATATTGTGGGGTTCCGTTTATTGCAGTGTGTTACGCTGCTTATTATCTGACAGAACGTGTGAATAAGAAAAGAGGACAAGTACATGACGCAAGCACAACAGACTAA
- a CDS encoding spore germination protein codes for MWSTIVSYVPDWSIWIQAFLVFIIPIGITLSARWINAAIKRGSFSRSKQSSVSSKDISPAAKGQGEGTETGQYANIKLTGKYNTDLTSVRESFGQNADVHIREFTIRGTNTRAAVIYTEGLVDQDLIDDHLITPLMLEGVPELKREGFLHPDNAHLLSAYLQDQLLPVSLIEETQSLQKVSVGVLFGKNALLVDGLPGALLIGAHKIKTRGVNEPLSEGLLRGPRIGFTEQLSDNTGILRRYGSDQSLFIKKYEVGSRIKKDLAIAYIQDIADPKLVAEVCKRIEEMDMDSMLESGYVEQLIEDNTLSPFQQVLNTERPDRVMGALLEGRVAILLDGTPFVLIVPVTFSMLLQSPEDYYERWIPGTFLRVLRFMAAMLALLAPALYISFISFHPGLIPTKLVLTIIETRTGVPFPSIIEVLIMELSIEILREAGIRLPKPIAPAMGIVGGLIIGQAAVQAGIISQFLVIVVAVTAISSFTIPVYSAGLTLRILRFAAMFSAAVLGLFGVVMFFLLVCTHLARLSSFGVPYVAPAVPYHINEWKDFVIRAPLNMMRMRPKMTNPIDQDRKK; via the coding sequence ATGTGGTCAACAATTGTATCCTACGTGCCGGATTGGTCCATATGGATCCAGGCATTCTTGGTCTTCATCATTCCAATTGGTATTACCTTGAGCGCGCGCTGGATCAATGCTGCCATTAAGCGCGGAAGCTTCTCTCGTTCGAAGCAATCGTCCGTATCCTCGAAGGATATCTCGCCAGCAGCTAAAGGGCAGGGTGAAGGGACCGAAACAGGCCAATATGCGAATATTAAATTAACCGGCAAGTACAATACGGATCTGACCAGTGTAAGAGAAAGCTTTGGTCAAAATGCTGACGTGCATATTCGGGAATTTACGATTAGGGGAACGAATACACGGGCAGCCGTCATATATACCGAAGGCCTGGTAGATCAAGATTTAATCGATGATCACCTGATTACACCATTAATGTTGGAGGGCGTTCCAGAGCTTAAGCGGGAGGGTTTCCTCCATCCGGATAATGCACATTTACTATCGGCCTACCTGCAAGATCAGCTACTACCTGTCAGTTTGATTGAGGAGACCCAGTCCCTTCAAAAGGTCTCAGTTGGCGTGCTTTTTGGCAAGAATGCACTGTTGGTCGATGGATTGCCGGGAGCTCTATTAATTGGAGCTCATAAGATCAAAACACGTGGTGTAAATGAACCGTTGTCAGAGGGATTGCTCCGTGGACCTCGTATTGGTTTTACAGAGCAATTAAGCGATAATACAGGCATTTTGCGTCGTTATGGAAGTGATCAGAGCCTGTTTATTAAGAAGTATGAAGTGGGTTCACGGATCAAAAAAGATTTGGCGATAGCCTATATTCAGGATATTGCCGATCCCAAACTCGTGGCTGAAGTATGCAAGCGAATTGAAGAGATGGATATGGATTCGATGCTGGAATCAGGTTATGTGGAACAACTCATCGAAGATAATACGCTGAGTCCTTTTCAGCAGGTACTGAATACAGAAAGACCTGACCGGGTAATGGGTGCCCTTCTGGAAGGCCGAGTGGCAATTTTGCTGGATGGAACGCCATTTGTATTAATTGTACCGGTGACCTTTAGCATGTTGCTTCAGTCACCCGAGGACTATTATGAACGCTGGATTCCCGGAACATTTTTGCGAGTGCTGCGTTTTATGGCCGCGATGCTGGCATTGCTTGCTCCTGCGCTCTATATCTCGTTTATCTCCTTCCATCCGGGTCTTATTCCAACGAAGCTGGTACTGACGATTATTGAAACGCGGACAGGCGTGCCGTTTCCTTCGATCATTGAAGTACTGATCATGGAACTTTCGATTGAAATTCTGAGGGAGGCAGGGATACGGCTGCCTAAACCAATTGCGCCAGCGATGGGTATCGTAGGAGGTCTGATTATTGGCCAAGCAGCAGTGCAGGCGGGAATTATAAGCCAATTTCTGGTCATTGTCGTAGCGGTTACGGCCATTTCTTCCTTTACGATTCCAGTCTATAGTGCGGGATTAACACTACGGATTCTCCGATTTGCCGCTATGTTCAGCGCAGCCGTACTCGGATTGTTTGGCGTGGTTATGTTCTTTCTGCTTGTGTGTACGCATCTGGCACGACTCTCAAGCTTTGGCGTACCTTATGTGGCACCAGCGGTTCCTTATCACATCAATGAATGGAAGGACTTCGTTATCCGTGCACCGCTAAATATGATGAGAATGCGTCCCAAAATGACAAATCCGATAGATCAGGACCGAAAAAAATAA